The Dehalococcoidia bacterium DNA segment ACTTTAGTATATCATAAAGTACGCCTTTTGTCAAGATGTGGTGACATAGAATGGACGAGACCAGATTGACCATAACAGTGGAGGAAGCTGCCCGCCTTCTCGGTATTAGCCGGGGGCTGGCCTACGACATGGCGCGCATCGGCAAGATACCAACCATACGGTTCGGCAGGCGGCTGCTGGTGCCACGGCGGGTGTTATATCGGCTGCTCGATGAATCTATCAAAGGAGGAGGTAATGATAATGAAAGGACGTAAAGGAAAAACAAAGCCGCCTAGCAGGCAGAAATACGAACAAGAGAATCCTACTATAAGCTTTCGGCTCCCCAAAGCCCTTAAGGAACGTTTAATCAGGCATCTATCTGCTGCAGGGCAATCTTTCGCTGATTTTGTGAAAAGCATCTTGGATAAGGAAGAGGCCTTGGTTAAAGAGCGAGTTAATGCCCTTGTTAAGAAGCGCTTCGGTGTAATCGAAAAACGGCTTGATCAAATTGACAGTGTTATTTGGGAAGCTATGTTTACGTTGGAAGACAACAATCTGGAGATCTCTTGCCCACGATGTATAAAGCATGGCGGTTACAAATTATTTCTTGCCGAGGGATATCAGATAGAGCCTGATGGGGACCGGCTGATAATTTCGACTTGGAAGTGCCCTAGATGCGGGTGGTATCTTGACTTTAAGGGAAGAATAGATCCGAACTCCTTGAAGTGGGACGATGCCAAAGCTGCGATTGCAGAATTGGTATGTCGAAGAACTTCATAAAAGTAAAAGAGTTGAGTGGCCAATGAGAACCTATTTAGCGATAGAGGAGGTTGAAAGGCTTGAGGCAGCTGCAATGTGCCTGAGGGACAGGCTTCTTATCCGGCTCCTGGCCCATCTTGGCTGCCGCATCAGCGAGGCCCTTGCCCTCACGGTGGATGATATCGACCTCGGAAAGGGCATGGTAACCATCCAGCACCTAAAGTTGCGGATCAAGGCTGCCTGTCCCAAATGCGGTGCCCGGCTCAGTAGGACCCACACCTTCTGCCCCGGGTGCTGCGCGAAAGTGGAGCAGGTGGTAGCGAAGGAGCAGGAGCACCGCAGGGTGAGAACTCTGCCGCTGGATGATGACACTATCAAGCTACTAAAGAAGTACATTAAACGCGGCGGCCCTGTAACCCGAAATAGCAGGCGCTTGATATTCGGCATCAACCGGCACCGAGCGTGGCAGGTAGTTCGTGACTGCGCCGACACGGCTGGCCTCGGAGACCTGGTGAACCCGACCACCGGTAAAAAGCAGGGCATAAGCCCCCACCGCCTGCGGGACGCGTTTGCGGTCCATGCGGTCAAGCTGGATGACTCGGGTGATGGGCTGAGGCTACTCCAGGAGCACCTTGGCCATACTAGCTTCAACACCACTGCCAGATACAGGAAGGTAGCCGGAGAGGAACATCGGGAGTGGTACCAGAAGCTATGGGAAAAAGGAGAGGACGGTGGTTGACACCCTGAGGCCCAGAAGGGGTGGTTTCCTGCGCCCCTTCGGCTGTGGGTGGTTCATTCGGGAGTTCCTCATGGGGCACGGGCCCTGTGATTCCCCCAAAATAGACCCCGATATCGGCGCACCGCAGTCAGAAATCTTCTATCAATACAAGACGGCCCTCCTGCGGAATATGGCGCTGGATAAGGCTACCAGGGAGGAAGAGCGGCGGGCCAAGCGCGAGAAGCGAGCTATTCGCCCCGAGGAGATCGAGAAACTGACCGAAAGATACACGGCCCACATTCCCTATAAGACCAGCAGCTGCACCTACCACTCCTTCGTCGTCTACTTCTCCAACCTGCAGAGATTGGGCTGGGTGGAGTTTACCGGAAAAGAGGAGACCTCAGCCTTCCAGGATCATTATCCGCCGGGACCACCCCGCAAATATTTCCGCCTGACCAGGGCTGGTCGTGAAGCCCCCGATGCCGCCTGGTCAAACCCCCTGTTTGCCCTCTACGGTGAGAGCTGACCGTATCCCCCAGGGCGGGGAAGCCCCCTCTTTTTTAATATCACTGATATATATTGTTTAATTTATTTTCATGAAAATATAGGTTCATTCTAATAATGAACCAAAGGACATTTTGTGCAATGCTAAATATGGTAAACGACAGCACCTTAACAATTGAATAAAGCCAGAGCCTTGAACGCTTGCCCCAATTAAAAGCCCTAGCCAGTTGTAGCTAGCTAGGGCAATCTAGCAAGGAAGGAGCACCCGCCAATGCTAGACTGGGATAAGTATAGCGCAGTAGCGGAGCGTTTTCAATTTAAGGCACAGTATCAGGATAGGGAAGATTTGAAGCACAACATCATCCTGGCGCTTGCCAACCAGAGGATAAGGAATAGCCAAAACGGCGATAATCCATTGACCAAGCCTGCCATGCTGCGGATAGCAAGCCATACCGTTGCCGACTACT contains these protein-coding regions:
- a CDS encoding tyrosine-type recombinase/integrase, whose amino-acid sequence is MRTYLAIEEVERLEAAAMCLRDRLLIRLLAHLGCRISEALALTVDDIDLGKGMVTIQHLKLRIKAACPKCGARLSRTHTFCPGCCAKVEQVVAKEQEHRRVRTLPLDDDTIKLLKKYIKRGGPVTRNSRRLIFGINRHRAWQVVRDCADTAGLGDLVNPTTGKKQGISPHRLRDAFAVHAVKLDDSGDGLRLLQEHLGHTSFNTTARYRKVAGEEHREWYQKLWEKGEDGG
- a CDS encoding helix-turn-helix domain-containing protein; amino-acid sequence: MDETRLTITVEEAARLLGISRGLAYDMARIGKIPTIRFGRRLLVPRRVLYRLLDESIKGGGNDNERT